AAGAATCAAACATCGATTATTCACTTGATATATTGAATGAACTCAAAGAAGTAATAAAAGATAGAAAAAATAACCCAAAAGATGGTTCTTACACGTCTTATCTCTTTAAAGAAGGGAAAGAAAAGATATATAAAAAATTTGGAGAAGAAGCAGTTGAAGTTTTGGTAGCACCTAATAAAGAAAGGATTATATATGAAACGGCTGATATGATCTACCACTTACTTGTTTTATTAACATATGAAAATATTGAACTTGGAGAAATAATGCAAGAACTAAAAAAGCGTCACAAAGAAGATTAGCAAACAAACTCTTGAAGGAGGAACTTGAATGTTTAATTTTAATCCGCTCTTAAATGAATTCCCAGAGTATAAACCATCATATTCAAAAGATTTAAAAAATATGATAAATTTAAGCAAAAATGAAAATCCTTTTGACATTCCAGACGAAATAAAAAATATCTTTTTCAAGAAGATACAAGAGATAAATTTAAATAGATACCCCGAACTAACATCCGATACTATTCGACAAAAAATCGCGGATTTTTTTAATTATTATTTTAGGAATTACGAGATAACTCTGGATAAAAACAATATAATCGTTGGAAACGGTAGTGATGAATTAATCTCCTATACAATTAAAATATTTAATGGAGACCATGTAATTGTTTGCCCACCTACTTTTGAAATGTATGAATTTTATTCAACATTAAATAATGTAGGCATAAAAAAAGTTCCTCTCAACAATAACTTTGAAATTTCAGAGGTTGAAAAAAAAGTAGATGAAAATACACGTCTTGTTTTTATTTGTTCTCCCAACAATCCAACTGGAAACCTGCAACCAGAAGAAGAAATATTAAAAGTATTAAAAACAGGTGTTCCTGTTGTTATGGATGAAGCTTATGCAGACTTTTCCAAAACGAGCATGATAAAATATTTAGAAGAATACCCAAATTTAATAATTTTAAAAACATTTTCCAAAGCTTTTGGTCTTGCCGGAATAAGAGCAGGTACTTTGATAGCTAATCAATCAATCGTAAATCAAATAATGAAAATAAAATCACCATATAGTTTCAATGTTTTATCGGAAAAAATGGTTGAAACAATAATAGAAAATTATGATTATGTAAGAAAAAACATAGATTACATTATTCACGAAAGAGAGTTATTAAGCCAAGATCTAAAAGCCTACACAATGAAAAGCGATTCAAACTTTTTACTTTTAGACTTAAGCAAAATAAAAGATATCACCGCAGATTCTGCATATGAGTTTTTTTTACAAAATAATATAATCGTCAGAAAGTATGAAGGTGTTTTAGAAAATAAAATAAGAGTTACTATAGGAACAAAAGAAGAAAATCAAATATTTTTAGAGTGTTTTAACGAGCTACTGAACTACCATAACTTACGTTTCACTAAGGAGTTGTAGCTTCCTGTTTCAACCTATGATGATTTGTTGATGAGATTAGTGCTTTATCAAATTTATCTCCAACTTATAAGTTGGAGACTTTTTTGACGTAGCACGATAAACAATAAGACTTTACGCATATTATCTCTCCTTCTTTACTTAAAATAGTAGTTCAGAAAGCTACACAGGTCTAAACGCAACAACAATCTTATCATTCTTCAACAAAGGTTCAAACTTTACTTTCATCCCTATTTTTATATTTTCTGGATTATTAGGATCAACTTCAAGAAGTCTCCCTAAAATTGAGCCTCCTCCATCATTGAGACTAACAATTGCAACAATATAGGGTGATTCCTCTTTAAACTGCTCAGGTGGAATATAAATAATTGTAAAACTTTTTACCTCACCTTCACTTTTTATTTCAAATAGGTCCATTTCAAAATTTCCACAATCTGGGCAAACGGGATGTGGAGGAATTGTAACACTCCCACATTTGTTACATTTGGAGCCGAAAATTTTGCCTTTTTTCAGTGCATTTATATAGTCTTGAATTATAATCATTCTTCACCTCGCTAAATCTCTAATATAAACACAAATGAACTTGCTGAAGATCCTCCCACATTACAAGTTAAACCAATTTTAGGAACTTGTTTTATTTGTCTTTTACCTGCTTCCCCTCTTAACTGAAGCCATATTTCATGCATCATAGCTATTCCCGTTGCACCAACAGGATGCCCTTTACTTTTAAGACCTCCATCTGTATTTATGGGTTTGTCACCATTTAAAGAAGTCCTCCCTTCTTTTGCTGCAGCGAGGCCGCATCCTTTTTTAAAAAAACCTACTTCCTCTGATAAAAGTATCTCATTTATCGAAAAACAATCGTGTAATTGAGCTATATCAATTTTTTCTGGCCATATCCCAGCCATTTTGTATGCTGATTGTACTGAGTTTATAACCGCAACGGATGTTGTCAAATCATGTCTGTTAGCAAGAGCTAATGTATCCGTTCCCATTCCAAAACCAATAATATGCATAGGCTTATCTGTGAATCGTTTCGAAATTTTACTATTAGATAAAAAGGCAATTGCAGCTCCATCAGAAATAGGCGCACAATCATATAGACGCAAAGGATATGCTACAAGCGGATTAAATTGAGAATTCAAAAAATCCATATCGTCTTTAAATGAAACTCCTTTTTTCAACGCCGTTTTTCTTGCAATTGAAGAAATACTTTCTTGAAATTGTGCTTTAGGATTTAGAGACCCATTATAATGATTTTTAATCGTTATTGTCTGAAGGTCTTCCCAATTTCCTCCATATTTATGAAAGTATTCTTGAGCCATTAAAGCAAACAATCCGGGGAAAGTTATCCCTGTATTGAGATCGAAAATATCATCAGCAGCAACAGATAGTGCGTCTGTTGTTCTAGAAGTGTCTAAAGTAGTCATCTTTTCTACTCCTACTACCATTACGACATCATACATTCCCGAAGCTACTGCAAAATATCCTGCAGCCAAAGCTGCAGAACTTGAGGCACACGCACTCTCCGTTCTAAATGCAGGAATTCCCTGAATTCCTAACCATTCTGTAACTAACGGTCCATAATGAGCCTGATGTTCATATAAGGTGGGAGTAAAATCTCCAACAAAAAGAGCTTTTATTTCTTTTTTTATATTGATACCTTTATCAACATTTTTAATAGTTTCTAAAAATGCTTCCAAAACCAAATCTCTTCCAGTTTTATCTGGATGCTTACCAAACTTAGTCATTCCTACACTTATAACATCAACTTTTTCCATTTTCCCCTCCTTAAACAGCCTCTTTACCTATTATTAATTTTAAAGGATCCACTTCATCTCTCAGCACCCTAAGTTCTTCTTTTGTTGGAGGCTCAGTTGATGGTATTTTCCCTTTTATTAACAATTCAAAACCTGTGTTTACCTTAATATCATCTAACGTAATTCCTCGATGAATTGACTCTATCATCATCCTTTTAGTTTCTTCATCATATCCCAATACTGCAAGATTTGTGACAACCTTATAAGGTCCAGTTCCAGGGGGTAACCCAGATTTTTCTCTTGCTCCAGGACCCGTGAGATAACCTGGAGTTGTTATGAAATCAATCTTTTGAACAAATCTACGAGAACTTTGAGGAGTCATAACAATGGTTCTCCATGCAAGAGAGCCAAAATCATTTGCCCCACCACTTCCTGGAAGTCTAACCTTTGGATGTCTATAATCTGACCCAATTAGTGTCGAATTCAAATTTCCATACATATCAATTTGTGCTCCACCAAGGAAACAATAATCAACCATTCCTCTTTGAAGTGATTCCATAATTTCCGACATAGACGTTGTTTGAATAGCTTTGAACATAGTCCGAGAATCCCCTACTGACACTGGCATAGAAGGTAGCAAAGGAGCAACAGCTCCTGCCTCAAAAGTTATTAACAAATTTGGAGAATATAATTTTTGAGCCACCATAGCAGCTGCACATGGACCACCCGTTCCAACAGAAATTACTGACCCATCTTCCAACAACCTTGAAGAAATACATATCATGAGTTCCATTTCGTTATATTCTTCCATTTTAATTCCCCTTTTTATTATCAATCATATATTCAATATTTCGTAACATTTTCATTTTTTCAAAGCCTC
This region of Petrotoga sp. 9PWA.NaAc.5.4 genomic DNA includes:
- the hisC gene encoding histidinol-phosphate transaminase; this translates as MFNFNPLLNEFPEYKPSYSKDLKNMINLSKNENPFDIPDEIKNIFFKKIQEINLNRYPELTSDTIRQKIADFFNYYFRNYEITLDKNNIIVGNGSDELISYTIKIFNGDHVIVCPPTFEMYEFYSTLNNVGIKKVPLNNNFEISEVEKKVDENTRLVFICSPNNPTGNLQPEEEILKVLKTGVPVVMDEAYADFSKTSMIKYLEEYPNLIILKTFSKAFGLAGIRAGTLIANQSIVNQIMKIKSPYSFNVLSEKMVETIIENYDYVRKNIDYIIHERELLSQDLKAYTMKSDSNFLLLDLSKIKDITADSAYEFFLQNNIIVRKYEGVLENKIRVTIGTKEENQIFLECFNELLNYHNLRFTKEL
- a CDS encoding Zn-ribbon domain-containing OB-fold protein: MIIIQDYINALKKGKIFGSKCNKCGSVTIPPHPVCPDCGNFEMDLFEIKSEGEVKSFTIIYIPPEQFKEESPYIVAIVSLNDGGGSILGRLLEVDPNNPENIKIGMKVKFEPLLKNDKIVVAFRPV
- a CDS encoding beta-ketoacyl synthase N-terminal-like domain-containing protein, with the protein product MEKVDVISVGMTKFGKHPDKTGRDLVLEAFLETIKNVDKGINIKKEIKALFVGDFTPTLYEHQAHYGPLVTEWLGIQGIPAFRTESACASSSAALAAGYFAVASGMYDVVMVVGVEKMTTLDTSRTTDALSVAADDIFDLNTGITFPGLFALMAQEYFHKYGGNWEDLQTITIKNHYNGSLNPKAQFQESISSIARKTALKKGVSFKDDMDFLNSQFNPLVAYPLRLYDCAPISDGAAIAFLSNSKISKRFTDKPMHIIGFGMGTDTLALANRHDLTTSVAVINSVQSAYKMAGIWPEKIDIAQLHDCFSINEILLSEEVGFFKKGCGLAAAKEGRTSLNGDKPINTDGGLKSKGHPVGATGIAMMHEIWLQLRGEAGKRQIKQVPKIGLTCNVGGSSASSFVFILEI
- a CDS encoding CoA-transferase subunit beta — translated: MEEYNEMELMICISSRLLEDGSVISVGTGGPCAAAMVAQKLYSPNLLITFEAGAVAPLLPSMPVSVGDSRTMFKAIQTTSMSEIMESLQRGMVDYCFLGGAQIDMYGNLNSTLIGSDYRHPKVRLPGSGGANDFGSLAWRTIVMTPQSSRRFVQKIDFITTPGYLTGPGAREKSGLPPGTGPYKVVTNLAVLGYDEETKRMMIESIHRGITLDDIKVNTGFELLIKGKIPSTEPPTKEELRVLRDEVDPLKLIIGKEAV